One genomic region from Ralstonia pickettii DTP0602 encodes:
- a CDS encoding acyl-CoA dehydrogenase (K06446: DCAA; acyl-CoA dehydrogenase [EC:1.3.99.-]) encodes MIRDNETLEALLDSVRRFVRERLVPAEALVAETDEIPQDIVQDMREMGLFGMTIPERFGGLELTMEEEVRVVMELCQTSPAFRSLLGTTVGIGSQGILMDGTPEQQAAWLPRLATGEILASFALTEPDAGSDAGSLRTTAIRDGDHYVVNGTKRFITNAPQAGMFTLMARTNPDIKGSAGVSAFIVDAKTLGISFGKRDVKMGQKGAHTCDVIFENVRVPAANLIGLKEGQGFKTAMKVLDKGRLHIAAVSVGVAKRVLRDALNYAMERQQFGQPICEFQLIQAMLADSQAELYAAECMVIDAARRRDEGKNVSTEASCCKMFATEMVGRVADRAVQILGGSGYISEFGIERFYRDVRLFRLYEGTTQIQQVIIARNMIREARGA; translated from the coding sequence ATGATCCGCGATAACGAAACCCTGGAAGCCTTGCTCGACAGCGTGCGCCGCTTTGTGCGCGAGCGCCTGGTGCCCGCCGAGGCGCTCGTCGCCGAGACCGACGAAATCCCGCAGGACATCGTGCAGGACATGCGCGAGATGGGCCTGTTCGGCATGACCATTCCCGAGCGCTTTGGCGGCCTGGAACTGACCATGGAAGAGGAAGTGCGCGTGGTCATGGAGCTGTGCCAGACCTCGCCGGCCTTCCGCTCGCTGCTGGGCACGACCGTGGGCATCGGCTCGCAAGGCATCCTGATGGATGGGACACCGGAACAGCAGGCCGCCTGGCTGCCGCGCCTGGCCACCGGCGAGATCCTGGCATCGTTTGCGCTGACCGAACCGGACGCCGGCTCGGACGCCGGCTCGCTGCGCACCACGGCGATCAGGGATGGCGACCACTACGTGGTCAACGGCACCAAGCGCTTTATCACCAACGCGCCGCAGGCCGGCATGTTCACGCTGATGGCGCGGACGAATCCTGACATCAAGGGTTCGGCCGGGGTGTCGGCGTTTATCGTCGACGCGAAGACGCTGGGCATCAGCTTCGGCAAACGCGACGTCAAGATGGGACAGAAAGGCGCCCACACCTGCGACGTGATCTTCGAGAACGTGCGCGTGCCGGCCGCCAACCTGATCGGCCTGAAGGAAGGCCAGGGCTTCAAGACCGCGATGAAAGTGCTCGACAAGGGCCGGTTGCATATCGCGGCCGTCAGCGTCGGCGTGGCGAAGCGCGTCCTGCGCGACGCGCTGAACTATGCGATGGAGCGGCAGCAGTTCGGCCAGCCGATCTGCGAATTCCAGCTCATCCAGGCCATGCTGGCCGACAGCCAGGCCGAGCTCTATGCGGCCGAATGCATGGTGATCGACGCCGCGCGCCGTCGCGACGAGGGCAAGAACGTCTCCACCGAGGCCTCGTGCTGCAAGATGTTCGCCACGGAGATGGTGGGCCGCGTGGCGGATCGCGCGGTGCAGATCCTCGGCGGTTCCGGCTACATCTCCGAATTCGGCATCGAGCGCTTCTACCGCGACGTGCGCCTGTTCCGCCTTTACGAGGGCACCACGCAGATCCAGCAGGTCATCATTGCCCGCAACATGATCCGCGAGGCGCGCGGCGCCTGA
- a CDS encoding long-chain fatty acid--CoA ligase: protein MPPDRDTTQRISDIPRHWATETPDHVAVFEDGRTVTFSQLWARIEDAQDYLQAQGVGTGDRVLIVSENCLAVITLVFALSELEAWPVVVNARLSEREIEVIRAHCLPRLMLFTHAASPDALRHGVRYRAREIAPAGLGPLMAGAVDETSEREPEALAREVAALIYTSGTTAQPKGVMVTHRGLLHFARVTVDSRRMQADDCAYAVMPMSHVFGLGTLLVSTFQAGASLYLSARFNAADVSAAIRQGAITLLQGVPTMFNRIVAYVRASGMPLEPSPRLRYLYTGGGPLDPTLKREVEALFGQPLHHGYGMTEYAGSLFVTRMDRPRTDCAAGEIVEGAELQVVGPAGKPVPEGEPGELWVRGPGVMRGYYRAPALSAEALRPGGWLNTGDIGRLGQDGALFIVGRTKDLIIRSGFNVYPIEVESVINTHPSVRLSAVVGQPTADGNEEVIAFVEIRDGEKFDASALHAYLVERLSPYKRPEKILRVATIPTTASGKLLKHQLRQMVAEQK, encoded by the coding sequence ATGCCCCCGGACCGAGACACCACCCAACGGATCAGCGACATCCCACGCCACTGGGCCACGGAGACGCCCGACCATGTGGCCGTCTTCGAGGATGGCCGCACCGTCACCTTTTCGCAGCTTTGGGCACGCATCGAGGATGCGCAGGATTACCTGCAAGCGCAGGGCGTCGGCACCGGCGACCGGGTGCTGATCGTGTCCGAGAACTGCCTGGCGGTGATCACGCTGGTGTTCGCGCTGTCGGAACTGGAGGCGTGGCCGGTCGTCGTCAACGCCCGCCTTTCGGAACGGGAAATCGAGGTGATCCGGGCGCACTGCCTGCCGCGCCTGATGCTGTTCACCCACGCTGCGTCGCCGGATGCACTGCGGCACGGCGTGCGTTATCGGGCACGGGAGATTGCGCCCGCCGGGCTCGGCCCGCTGATGGCCGGCGCCGTCGACGAGACCAGCGAGCGCGAACCTGAAGCGCTCGCGCGCGAGGTCGCCGCGCTGATCTACACGTCCGGCACGACGGCACAGCCCAAGGGCGTGATGGTCACGCATCGGGGTTTGCTGCACTTTGCGCGCGTCACGGTGGACTCCCGCCGCATGCAGGCCGACGATTGCGCCTATGCGGTCATGCCCATGTCGCACGTCTTCGGGCTGGGGACGCTGCTGGTTTCGACGTTCCAGGCCGGTGCGAGCCTGTACCTGAGCGCGCGTTTCAATGCGGCGGATGTTAGCGCAGCGATCCGGCAGGGCGCGATTACGCTGCTGCAGGGCGTGCCGACGATGTTCAACCGCATCGTCGCGTACGTGCGGGCGAGCGGCATGCCACTGGAGCCGTCGCCCAGGCTGCGCTATCTCTACACAGGTGGCGGCCCGCTCGATCCGACGCTCAAGCGCGAGGTCGAGGCGCTGTTCGGCCAGCCGCTGCACCATGGCTACGGCATGACCGAGTACGCGGGCTCACTGTTCGTGACGCGTATGGACCGGCCGCGCACCGATTGCGCGGCGGGCGAGATCGTCGAGGGCGCCGAACTGCAGGTGGTCGGGCCGGCCGGCAAGCCGGTGCCGGAGGGCGAGCCGGGCGAGCTATGGGTAAGAGGGCCAGGTGTCATGCGCGGCTACTACCGCGCGCCGGCACTGAGCGCCGAAGCCTTGCGCCCCGGAGGCTGGCTCAACACCGGCGACATTGGCCGGCTCGGCCAGGACGGCGCCTTGTTCATCGTCGGCCGCACCAAGGACCTGATCATCCGCTCCGGCTTCAACGTCTATCCGATCGAGGTCGAATCGGTCATCAACACGCATCCGTCCGTGCGCCTGTCGGCCGTGGTCGGACAGCCCACCGCGGACGGCAACGAGGAAGTGATCGCCTTCGTCGAGATCAGGGACGGAGAGAAGTTCGATGCCTCGGCGCTGCACGCCTACCTGGTCGAGCGCCTGTCGCCATACAAGCGCCCGGAGAAAATCCTGCGCGTGGCCACGATCCCGACGACGGCCAGCGGCAAGCTGCTCAAGCACCAGCTCAGGCAGATGGTCGCCGAGCAGAAATAG